The Candidatus Denitrolinea symbiosum DNA window GAACCCCACCGACGTCAGCGCCAGGATGATGAAGATGATTTTTTCAACTGGTGTAAGCAACGCGCCCTCCCGAAGATTTCAAACACGAAGGACACAAAGGCACACAAAGGGCTTTTTAAAGGCTTTCCTTCGTGACCCTTTGTGCTCCTTTGTGGTTAAGAACTTAAAGAAGTTCCAACATCGCTTCCGCGACTTCAAACAGATCGTTCGTCGCGCCGTAATGCGCCACGTTGAAGATCGGCGCCTTCTTGTCGGTGTTGACCGCGATGATCAACTCGGCGTCCTTCATACCTTCGAGATGTTCGGGCGCGCCCGAAATGCCGAGCATGAGATACAACTTCGGCTTGACCTTGAGTCCCGACTTGCCAACCTGCCTTGTGCGCGGCAGCCAGCCCGCGTCCACGACGGGACGCGAACACGACAACGCCGCGCCGAGTTTTTCCGCCAACTCTTCCGCCAACTCGACGTTTTCCTTGCCGCCGATGCCGCGTCCAATTGAAACTAACTTCGCTTGCGCGGTGATGTCCACATCGCCAGCCGCGGGCTTGATTGCTTCAACAAATTTCACTTTCAATCCGCTCAGGTCAACTGGCGAAGCCAGCGTCGCCGCCGCCATCGAACCCTGTCCCGCCTCCGCAGGGAACGCCCCCGCCAGGCACGCGGCAATCGCCATATCGCCCTCGGGCGCGACGTCCGCGATCAACTTTCCGCTGTACGCCTGACAACTCATCGTCCCATCCGCGCTGATGTCCCTCACCGCCGTCGCGCACGGCGCGCCCGTCCGCGCCGACAGCCACGCCGCCAGGTCCATGCCCGCCGCCGTCCAGCCGAACATCACCAGCCGCGGCGACTTCTCCCTGACCAACGCCTCGACTACTTTGCCATACGCTTCGGGATTGAATTGACTCAGCGCCGCGTCGTCAACGTGGATGGTCGCATGGGACGCGAACGCCCCAGCGTCAACCCCGCTTCCGACCACGATTGCAACTGCCTGCCCACCCCAAGCCGACGCCAACTCTTTGGCTTTTCCAACCATCTCAAACGACACATCGGAAAATTTTCCGTCCATGTGTTCGGTGATTACAAAAATGTCATTGCTCATGTTTGCTCCTATTATGCTCCGCTGGTCGAGTAGCCCCGTGCTCGTCGGGGCGTATCGAGACCAGCACGTTTCAAAGAAGTAATTGTTTACTTGTTACCTGTGGTCTCGATACGGGCTTCGCCCTACTCGACCACCGAGTTACGCCAGCCCCTTGCTCTTCAACAATTCCACGATCTTCGCCGCGACTTCCTTCGACGAACCCTCGATCATGTCCGCGTGACCCGTCATCGCGGGCGGAGACAT harbors:
- a CDS encoding electron transfer flavoprotein, alpha subunit; this encodes MSNDIFVITEHMDGKFSDVSFEMVGKAKELASAWGGQAVAIVVGSGVDAGAFASHATIHVDDAALSQFNPEAYGKVVEALVREKSPRLVMFGWTAAGMDLAAWLSARTGAPCATAVRDISADGTMSCQAYSGKLIADVAPEGDMAIAACLAGAFPAEAGQGSMAAATLASPVDLSGLKVKFVEAIKPAAGDVDITAQAKLVSIGRGIGGKENVELAEELAEKLGAALSCSRPVVDAGWLPRTRQVGKSGLKVKPKLYLMLGISGAPEHLEGMKDAELIIAVNTDKKAPIFNVAHYGATNDLFEVAEAMLELL